A stretch of the Gracilinanus agilis isolate LMUSP501 chromosome 4, AgileGrace, whole genome shotgun sequence genome encodes the following:
- the LOC123244460 gene encoding uncharacterized protein LOC123244460, whose product MAEGAGERVALQGHFQAVDSGLGNGEPADAHPTFDLPEAALGGGPLCSPSFQQHQELEVQEPPRQVSLECASVQARGILTLGRPPPPLLAPEEEAKNRKRPWPTNGPNLGPPFPRGLSVPDLPAAPFFPSGGTSSLDIRPGGLQDTTRFPRTQEPLRAARPTIARLCHPTPVLSRLSTEPLALSTEPLASEGACPWAAGGGKVTGLYAELVKELELQMAELRRLLVSREEAALRQERRIRELELENQQLKGQLRSLEEQNDLLSSTRGGAGLKASSPNTSLSSGTSSLDVNEGNIQFLKGLVGLLESNMALQVNGLPAQLPTSPPVEPKGTPAEAPRSPPVRRLRAGLPSGFPAWLTSEDGVGSPATLSEATCLWEENVQDTLPDGTPVWASPVEENGRPKLELIPNSGVYITHHQLDDLSQVSTDKPKLMTRRMLDYFFSRETLARSSATGQRIAHNNTTMEKPIRLPVAVVNAIKEYVTKVCGRGCNFNAVINSKCGTSRRAVKKMIVKMEEEGSVCRAGGNFCIHLGDIILEIKIHDQKTS is encoded by the exons ATGGCTGAGGGGGCCGGGGAGAGGGTGGCTTTACAAGGCCACTTCCAGGCTGTGGACTCAGGACTGGGTAATGGAGAGCCAGCTGATGCTCATCCCACCTTTGACTTGCCTGAAGCTGCCCTGGGAGGGGGTCCCCTGTGCAGTCCCAGTTTTCAGCAGCATCAGGAACTGGAGGTCCAAGAGCCACCAAGACAAGTGTCCCTGGAGTGTGCCAG TGTCCAAGCACGGGGAATTCTGACTCTGGGGAGGCCTCCCCCACCACTGCTAGCACCAGAAGAAGAAGCCAAGAACAGGAAGCGACCATGGCCTACCAATGGGCCAAACCTTGGTCCTCCCTTCCCACGGGGACTAAGTGTCCCAGATCTACCAGCTGCTCCTTTCTTCCCAAGTGGTGGCACCAGCAGCCTGGACATTCGACCTGGGGGTCTCCAGGACACTACTCGATTTCCAAGGACACAGGAACCCCTGAGGGCTGCTCGCCCCACTATTGCCCGGCTGTGCCACCCCACACCTGTTCTAAGCCGTTTGAGCACAGAGCCCCTGGCCTTAAGCACAGAGCCCCTAGCCTCAGAAGGAGCCTGCCCTTGGGCTGCAGGAGGAGGCAAGGTAACCGGGTTGTATGCAGAACTGGTCAAGGAGTTGGAATTACAGATGGCAGAGCTTCGGAGGCTATTGGTCTCTAGGGAAGAAGCAGCCCTACGGCAAGAGAGGAGGATCCGAGAGTTGGAGCTGGAAAATCAGCAGCTCAAGGGTCAACTGCGGAGTCTAGAGGAGCAGAATGATCTGCTGTCTAGCACCCGAGGTGGTGCAGGGCTCAAAGCATCCTCTCCCAACACCAGCCTCAGCTCTGGGACCAGTAGCCTTG ATGTCAATGAAGGGAACATCCAGTTTCTCAAGGGCCTCGTGGGGCTACTAGAGAGCAACATGGCACTACAG gtgAATGGCCTTCCTGCACAGCTTCCCACATCACCACCCGTGGAACCCAAGGGAACTCCTGCTGAGGCCCCACGGTCTCCACCAGTCCGTAGGCTTCGAGCAGGTCTCCCCAGTGGCTTTCCAGCATGGTTGACCTCTGAGGATGGGGTGGGCAGTCCTGCTACACTGAGCGAGGCCACCTGTCTGTGGGAGGAGAATGTTCAGGATACATTGCCTGATGGAACCCCTGTATGGGCATCACCTGTGGAG GAGAATGGGAGACCCAAGCTAGAGCTAATCCCCAACTCAGGGGTCTACATTACTCACCACCAGCTGGATGACCTGTCTCAGGTGTCAACAGACAAACCCAAGCTGATGACTAGGAGGATGTTGGATTACTTCTTCTCTCGGGAGACGCTGGCCCGCTCCTCTGCCACTGGTCAACGAATTGCCCATAATAACACTACCATGGAGAAACCCATTCGGTTGCCCGTTGCTGTGGTCAATGCCATCAAAG AATATGTCACCAAGGTGTGTGGCCGTGGTTGTAACTTTAATGCCGTCATCAACAGCAAGTGTGGGACCTCAAGGAGGGCAGTCAAGAAGATGATTGTAAAGATGGA AGAGGAGGGCTCCGTCTGCAGAGCAGGTGGGAACTTCTGCATTCATCTTGGAGATATTATCTTGGAAATCAAAATTCATGACCAAAAGACTTCATAG
- the PRR15L gene encoding proline-rich protein 15-like protein has protein sequence MADVGWWKLTFLRKKKSTPKVLYESPDTYAHLDGGTEPTRPDGESPNSDFNARLEKIVDKNTKGKHVKVSNSGRFKEKKKVRATLAENPSLFDDGDGKGQ, from the coding sequence ATGGCAGACGTTGGCTGGTGGAAGCTGACCTTTTTGCGCAAAAAAAAGTCAACTCCCAAGGTGTTGTATGAGAGCCCAGACACTTATGCCCACCTAGACGGAGGTACTGAGCCCACCCGACCTGACGGAGAAAGTCCTAACAGTGACTTTAATGCCCGGCTAGAGAAAATTGTGGACAAGAACACCAAGGGCAAACATGTCAAGGTTTCCAATTCTGGCCGAtttaaggagaagaagaaggttCGAGCCACTCTGGCAGAAAACCCTAGCCTCTTTGATGATGGAGATGGGAAAGGACAGTGA
- the PNPO gene encoding pyridoxine-5'-phosphate oxidase isoform X2, whose translation MDLGHMRKNYLRDQEAFEEEHLASLDPIKQFAAWFEEASRCPEVGEANAMCLATCTRDGKPSARMLLLKGFGKDGFNFFTNFESRKGKELDSNPFASLVFYWEPLSRQYLRKKNEEVHKLYLEQEVPKPEYWGGYVLYPEVIEFWQGQTNRLHDRIVFRRLQPEEAQIGPMTHRGVDDWFYERLSP comes from the exons ATGGACCTGGGACACATGAGGAAGAATTATCTCAGGGACCAGGAG GCGTTCGAGGAGGAGCACCTGGCCTCACTGGACCCCATAAAACAGTTCGCAGCTTGGTTCGAAGAAGCCTCCCGGTGCCCAGAAGTGGGTGAAGCCAACGCCATGTGCCTGGCCACATGCACCAG GGATGGAAAGCCTTCTGCTCGAATGTTGCTGTTGAAGGGCTTTGGCAAGgatggcttcaatttcttcactaACTTTGAAAGCCGAAAAGGAAAAGAGCTG GATTCTAACCCTTTTGCTTCCCTTGTCTTTTACTGGGAGCCTCTCTCTAGACAG TACCTGAGGAAGAAGAATGAGGAGGTACATAAGCTCTACCTGGAGCAGGAAGTACCCAAGCCTGAATATTG GGGTGGCTATGTCCTTTACCCAGAAGTGATAGAATTCTGGCAAGGTCAAACCAACCGTCTGCATGATCGAATTGTCTTCCGGAGGCTGCAGCCTGAAGAGGCCCAAATAGGACCTATGACCCACCGTGGGGTTGATGACTGGTTCTATGAGAGACTCTCACCATGA
- the PNPO gene encoding pyridoxine-5'-phosphate oxidase isoform X1, with translation MDLGHMRKNYLRDQEAFEEEHLASLDPIKQFAAWFEEASRCPEVGEANAMCLATCTRDGKPSARMLLLKGFGKDGFNFFTNFESRKGKELDSNPFASLVFYWEPLSRQVRIEGKVKRLPEEEAERYFHSRPKSSQIGAVVSRQSSVIPNREYLRKKNEEVHKLYLEQEVPKPEYWGGYVLYPEVIEFWQGQTNRLHDRIVFRRLQPEEAQIGPMTHRGVDDWFYERLSP, from the exons ATGGACCTGGGACACATGAGGAAGAATTATCTCAGGGACCAGGAG GCGTTCGAGGAGGAGCACCTGGCCTCACTGGACCCCATAAAACAGTTCGCAGCTTGGTTCGAAGAAGCCTCCCGGTGCCCAGAAGTGGGTGAAGCCAACGCCATGTGCCTGGCCACATGCACCAG GGATGGAAAGCCTTCTGCTCGAATGTTGCTGTTGAAGGGCTTTGGCAAGgatggcttcaatttcttcactaACTTTGAAAGCCGAAAAGGAAAAGAGCTG GATTCTAACCCTTTTGCTTCCCTTGTCTTTTACTGGGAGCCTCTCTCTAGACAG GTTCGTATAGAAGGGAAGGTGAAGAGACTgccagaggaggaagctgagcgATATTTCCACTCCCGTCCTAAAAGCAGTCAAATTGGTGCAGTTGTCAGTCGTCAGAGCTCTGTTATCCCCAATCGGGAA TACCTGAGGAAGAAGAATGAGGAGGTACATAAGCTCTACCTGGAGCAGGAAGTACCCAAGCCTGAATATTG GGGTGGCTATGTCCTTTACCCAGAAGTGATAGAATTCTGGCAAGGTCAAACCAACCGTCTGCATGATCGAATTGTCTTCCGGAGGCTGCAGCCTGAAGAGGCCCAAATAGGACCTATGACCCACCGTGGGGTTGATGACTGGTTCTATGAGAGACTCTCACCATGA